From the genome of Hymenobacter gelipurpurascens:
GCTCTACGCAAAAACCGCCGGAAGTGATGCCGGGGTAGCTCAACGCTTCGGCTGCCGCAAAAGCGCTCCGGCAGCTAAGGCGAAGGCGCGGAGCATCATCACCAGAAAGCAAGGCCCGAGCTGCTCAACACTATTTTTTTGGGCCTGATAATCCGATAAATAGCGCCAATGCGTTTAAAACGGCAACCACTGGCTTTGCGTGGCCGTACCGGAGCGGCGTGCTTTTGGCATCGTATTTTCTAGTGTGCTTTTACCATCCGCTCTTTTTTCACTTACTCTCCTTCCTGTTCATGCGTCGCACCTTGCTAAAGCCCTGGCTGTATTTAGGCCTTTTTCTAACTCTCGGCTCGATGGCCTCCTGCTCCAAAGACGGCGACGGTGTCATCCTGTTTTCGGTGGAAGACGATAAGGCCCTTGGCGTTAAAGTCGCCCACCAAACCGATTCTACTTACCGCGCTCAGGGCCAGCTGCTGGAAAAAAGCAGCAATGCCCGCGTCTACGCGCTGCTCAACCAAATCGTGACGCGGGTTCTCAACTCGGGCCAGCTGCAGTACCGCAACGAGTTTCCCTGGGATGTGCAGATCATCAAGGATGATAAGACGCTAAATGCCTTTGCTACGCCCGGCGGCCACATCTACGTATTCTCGGGCCTGATTAAGTTTCTGGATAGCGAAGACCAACTGGCCGGTGTGCTAGGCCACGAAATTGCCCACGCCGACCGCCGCCACACCTCGCGCCAGCTACAGCAGCAGTACGGCATTAGTGTGCTGCTGAGTGTGCTGCTGGGCGAAAACCCGAACCAGCTGGCCCAGATTGCTACTGGCCTAGGGCAGCTCAAATTCAGCCGCGACTATGAGCGCGAGGCCGATGAGTACTCTGTAGTATATCTGAACGGCACCAGCTATTACGCTTGTGATGGTGCGGCCGGCTTCTTCATCAAGGCCCAAACGCAGGGCCAGGCCAGCACCCCCGAATTCCTGAGCACCCACCCCGACCCCGGCTCCCGGGTAGAGGCCATTCAAACGAAGGCCGACCAGCTGGGCTGCCGCAACCGTACCTCTAGCAGTGCTTCGCTCAATGAGCTCAAGAGCTTGCTCTAGGCCACTGATGCTGAACGAAAAAGGCTTTTTGCTTCGGCAGAAGGCCTTTTTTTATGCCCTTCTTTTGAGGCTGGGCGCAACGAAAGACCTAAGGTTCACCGTAGGCCTATTCCATCTACTCTTGCTTTCTTTACGGTTCTATGGCTTCACTACTCGACAAATTCAACGACTGGGCCGAGCGGACCGATGATGCCCTGACCCGGGCCCGGGCGCGCCTGGGCCTGCTGCACCCGCTGCAGATGGTCCCCTACCGCAGCTACGGTACCCCTACCCGTCTGTACATAAAAGGTCGCCTGCTCACGGATAAGGGCATAAAGGAGCCCGGCGCAACCGACTCGCGGTGGCAGAACCTGCTGAACATGTATCGCCGCTTCGATAGCAACGAAATCAGCGGCGCTCTGCTCTCTGTGCGCCCGGCTGATGGCAGCGCGCACGCCGTCGTGACCGATGACGAAGGGTACTTCACCCTAAACCTGGAGCCAACCGTACTGCCCGAACCCATTGATTATTTGTGGTACCCAGTAGATGTGCTGCTGGAAAAGTCGCCGCCCCCGTTTCCGGCCGCGCTCAACCTCCGCACCCAGGCCATGGTGCTCATTCCGCCGCCCGACGCCGAGTATGGCATCATATCAGATCTGGATGATACCGTCATTCAGACCTCTGCCACCGATTTGCTGCGCATGGCCCGCACCGTATTGTTGCGTAATGCCCGCTCCCGGATGCCATTTAAAGGCGTAGCCGAGTTTTACCGGTCGTTGCAGCTGGGGCGTAATGGGAAGCGCAACAACCCGTTTTTCTACGTGAGCAGCTCGCCTTGGAATCTGTATGATCTGCTGGAAGACTTCCTAGACCTCAACAATATTCCGCCCGGCCCCCTGCTGCTCCGCGATATGGCCATGAAGCGCAAAGAAGCCGGCGCAACTTCGGAGCACCACGGCCACAAGCTTAAGGAAATCGACAACCTGCTGCTCACGTACCCGGAGCTGCCCTTCGTGCTCATCGGCGACTCGGGCCAGGAAGATGCCAACATCTACCGCGAGGTGGTGCGCCGCTACCCTGGCCGCATTCTGGCCGTGTACATACGCGACGTAAATTTGCCAGAGCGTGCCGCCCTGGTAGAACGCGTTTCGGAGGAATTGCGGAATGATAAAGTGGAAATGCTGCTGGTGAAAGACACCGTTCAAGCGGCCGAGCACGCGGCCCAAAAGGGCCTGATCTTCCAAGAGGCAATTCAGGCGGTAGAAACCGAGAAGCGCAAAGATGAAGCCGCTGAACCCAACGGCACGGAAGAAACTACCGGTGAGCCGGTGATGAAGTAGTCTGGCGGCTATGCATCGTGTCGGCTCTTTGCGTCTCACTTACTGAGTAAAACCGCTCCTTTCCCCGTTTCATGCATGTTGAGTTGAGTCTTCTGGAGCACTGGCTGACGGGCTGGAGCCTTGCCCGCGGCTTACCGCTTCCCCAGCCCTACGGCGAGGGATTAGTGGTGGAAGTAGGCTGGCCCGAGCAGGTGCGGCGCTACGTATTTGTGGAGGCCAGAGAAGCTTTACAAAACTGTGCCGCCCACATTCAGGACCCGTTTATTTACCTCAAGGCCGCTGTACAGCCAGCTCAGTTGCGGCGGGCGCTGCCTCCTGCCTGGCAGATTGAACTACCCCGGTATTTCATGCGCTGCCCCACCATGATGGCTCCGCTTAGCTCACTGCCCGCTAGCTATCAGGCGCAAACAGCCGTAGAACACGGGGCTTACGTGATCCGCTTGCTCGATACCACAGGCCAGACCGCAGCAATAGGCCGCGTTGTGCTGCACCGTGGAACGGCAGTATTCGACCGGATCGAAACGCGGGAACCCCACCGCAACAAAGGGCTCGGCACCAGCCTGATGCTTGCTCTGGATGCCTTGGCACAAGAAGCCGGCGTTTCTGAGCGCTTACTGGTGGCCACGGAAGCAGGTCGGGGGCTGTACCAGCGGCTGGGGTGGGAAGTAATATCCCCCTATTCCACTGCCTTCCTTCCGGCTTCTTAAGGCTTTAGGAGTATTACCCGTTTGTCACCTGCTAGCACCTTCCCTAGCTCGAATGATCGGCTACGATTACCCACTGGCCATTTATGCGCCGAAAAACCAGCAGAAAGTGGCCTTCTAGGTCGCCAGCGGCTGGGCGGGCCAGGTGCCAGCGACCAATAACGTGGGCCGCATCGGGGTTGAGAGGCTGAATGCGCAGGTTAGAGAAATCAAGCTGGCCCATGGCCTCGGGGGTTGGGTAGCTGCGGCGGTAGTTATCCAGCGTAGGCTGCCAGCCATATGTGAGGCCTTTCTTGCCGATGAAAACCAGGGAGTCATCGTGCCAGTAGCCCTCCATGTAGGCTGCTACATCGCCCCGGTTCCAGGCGGCAGTTTGCGTTGTCAGCACGCGCACAATTTCCGGGCGCGGGTTACCCGACTGGCCTAGCGGCTGGGTGGTGGTGCAAGCGGAGAGCAGGCACAGGCCTAGGCCACCTGAAAGCAAGTATCGGTTCATAATAAGCTGTTGGATTTAGTCTTCCAGGAGCGTGCGCACGTAGGCCGGGCCACCCAGCCGGCGCATATTGCGCAGCACCCGCTGCTGCTTGGCGCGGGCCTGCGGGCCGGGGTTGCTGGCCCGGAAACGCAAGGGATTGGGCAACACCCCTGCCAGCAGTGCTGCTTCCTGAGGGCTGAGCTTGCTGGCCGACTTATGAAAATACTGCTGCGAGGCGGCCTCCACTCCAAAAATACAGTCGCCCATTTCGGCCACGTTCAGGTACATCTCCATAATGCGGCGCTTGTCCCAGAGCAGCTCAATAAGGATGGTAAAGTATGCCTCGGCCGCTTTGCGCACGTAGCTGCGCCCTTGCCACAAAAACACGTTTTTGGCCACCTGCTGCGAGATGGTGCTACCGCCGCGCAGCTGTTTTCCACCGCTCATGTTCGACTTGGCCGCCTTCAACAGGGCATCTCCATCAAAACCATGATGCAGCAGAAAGCGCTGGTCTTCGGCGGCCACCAATGCCAGCGGCACGTGCGCCGAAACCTCCTCAATGGTGAGGAAACTGTAGTTGATGCGCCGGTCTTCTTCCCGGATTCCATAATACCCTTTGCCCACCGGCGCGTGGGCCCGGCGGTCTAGCATCAGCCAGGTAGCGGGCGGCGAAACCCAGCGGTACACCAGCACCCAGGCTACCGAAGCCAGAAACATAGCCGCTACCACTTGTAGGCCTATCCGTCCGGCACGACTCAACTGCCTTTTATACGTATTGTTCAAAACAGAAATCCCGCTAAATACTTTAGTTCTTACTTCCTGCGGCCGGGGCAGCGAGGCAAAAGTAGCAGAAATCGGGGTCCGGCTTCTCTACCTATGCCCAATTCTGCGGCAGCTACGTACCGGGTTCGTGAGCTTACTGCTTGAACTTTAATAGTTTAAAAAAGCCCAAGCCGAAGTTTTGTAGGCCACTCCTTTCGCTCCGGACTGGCCTACGGAAAGGATTCGCCAACCCTCGCTCACTGGTAAAAACTTCCCTACTGAACTCTATGCTCCCCTCCTCACACGCGCATCAACACCCGCACCCGGAAGACCACCTGACCAGCTCCGCCATGTTGCAGGATATCGTGATAGGCCTTTCTGATGGCCTGACGGTGCCTTTCGCTTTGGCGGCGGGCCTGAGCGGGGCTGTAGATTCCTCGGCACTGGTTATTACGGCGGGTCTGGCGGAAGTGGTAGCGGGTTCCATTGCCATGGGGCTGGGCGGCTACCTGGCCGGCCGCACTGAGATTGAGCATTACGATGCCGAGCTGGCGCGGGAGCACCGCGAAGTGCAGGAAGTACCGGAAACGGAACGTGCCGAAGTGGATGAGCTGCTGGCCGAAATGGGTCTTTCGGCAGCTACCCGCGAAGCCGCCGTGCGCGAGCTGACCTCCAACCCCGAGCAGTGGGTTCACTTCATGATGAAGTATGAGCTGGGCCTGGAAAAACCAGATCCTAAGCAAGCCCCTAAAAGCGCCGCCACCATCAGCCTGGCCTACGCCGTGGGTGGCCTGATTCCGCTGAGCGCCTATTTCCTTACTGAAACGCCGAGTGAAGGATTGCTCTGGTCGGCCATCATTACGCTTGTGTGTCTGCTGGTGTTTGGCTACTTCAAGAGCCGCATGACGGGGCAGCCGCCCGTTTGGGGTGCCCTCAAAATGGCCGGCACCGGCGCTTTGGCCGCCGCCGCCGCCTTTTTTGTGGCCCGGCAGTTCAGCTAACTGGCCTAGGAAGTCAGGTGCAACCACTCTGCGATGTAATCGAGCCCCAGGTACGCAATACCTGACTGATTACGCATGGGTGGCAGGGGTGGTACGCAACAGCAGGTAGCCCAACGTGCCGGCAAGCAGAGAAGCCAACAGAATGGCAATTTTCGCAACCGCCTGCCCTTCTGAATGCTCGCCCAGGGCCAGCAGGGTGATGAATATGGACATGGTAAACCCGATACCAGCCAGCACGCCGGCCCCCATAAGGTGCCGCCAGCTCACGCCTTTGGGCAGGGCACTTCGGGTGATGAACTGCATGAGCCCACAAACCAGGCCTATTCCCAACGGTTTGCCAACCACCAGGCCTACCAATATTCCCAGACTCAGCGGAGAGGCTAACTCCTGGATTGCGCTAGGCTCGATGATGAGACTGGTATTGGCGAAGGCGAAAAGCGGAATAATGCCGAACGATACCACCCCGTGCAACCGCTGCTCCAAGCGCTGCGCCGGCGAGCTGATGGTTTCGGCCAACGCTTCCAGTTCCTCACTAATCGTGCGCGGGTCGGCGGTGGTACCGTGTGCTTCCAGGTTGAGAAATTGCAGCTTCTCCTCCAACAAGCGTAACAGCGCGGGTCGGTCGTGGCCGATGCGCGAGGGAATGGTTACGGCCAGCAGCACCCCGGCCAGCGTGGCGTGCACCCCCGATTGCAGCATGTAAAACCACAGCACAAAGCCCAGAGGCAGATAAAACCACAGGCTGCGTAGGCCCAGGCGGTTGAATGCCACCAGTGCCAGCCAGATAACGGCGGCCGTGCCCAAGGCCGAAAGCTCCAGGTGCTGAGTATAGAAACCCGCAATTACCAGCACGGCTCCCAGGTCATCTACTATCGCCAAAGCCGTCAGGAACACCTTCAGCGCCAACGGAATCCGTGGCCCTAACAGATTCAGTACGGCCAGGGAAAAAGCAATATCGGTTGCCATCGGAATGCCCCACCCTCCGGCGGTTGGCGTGCCTCGGTTGATCAGCCAAAACAACAAGGCCGGCATGAGCATGCCCCCAATGGCCCCGGCAATAGGCAAAGAAGCCTGCTTGATGGAAGACAGCTCCCCTTCCAAAACCTCCCGCTTGATTTCCAGGCCTACGATCAGGAAAAACACCGTCATCAGCCCATCATTAATCCAATGCAGCAGGCTCATATTCAATAGGAAGCCTTCAGTTCCTATGTGCACGTGCTTTTCCCAAATAGCCGGGAAATAACGCGCAATTCCCCAGTCAGAATTTGCTAGAACCAAGGCCAGTAAACTTGTAGCCAGCAGCATAATACCACCCGCTGCTTCCCGACGAAAAAACTCATTAAATGGCCGTACCAACGGCCTTATTAGCGGAGAAACTGCTTCCATGTATAAGGGATAGTGTCGGCCCACAGCTGGCCAACCGATGCTGCAAGTACGGTTTTTTTCAGTATGACGTATATTTACGTCATTATATGTCGTATATTTACAACATACTTCATAACACCTCCATGACCTTCGCCAAAACAACCGCCTTCACGGAGGAGCAGCAGCAACTGGCTCGCGTGGCCAAAGCGCTGGCGCATCCCGCTCGCGTGGCAATTATTCAGCTGCTGGCCTCCAAAAACACCTGCATCTCCGGCGATATAGCGGCCGAGCTGCCGCTGTCCCGCACTACCGTATCGCAGCATTTGCAGGAGCTGAAAGCGCTGGACCTGATACGGGGTGAGATTGATGGCCTCACGGTTTGCTATTGCCTAAATACGGAGCTTCTGCGCCAGGTGCACGCGCAGTTCACCAGCTTCTTTCTGGAGGCCACCCCCCCCGGCGCCTGTGCTCCCGATGGCTCCTGCTGCTAACAGAATATTGGCTGACCGCGCAGTACACCATGGCCGCCGCATTCCTTAACCCTCATTTTTTAAGTTTTACCCTTTTAGCCATACCCTCATGAAAACTCCCGTTTTCCCTCGGATGCACGTTTCACTGTACGTGTCCGACCTGACCGCAACGGTTAATTTCTACACGGCTTTCTTTGGACAGCCGGCCACTAAAATCCGTCGGGGCTACGCGAAGTATGTACTCGCCCAGCCTGCTCTGATTATATCCTTCGTGGAGAATCTCGAGCGCGTCGCCAGCAACTTCGGGCACCTGGGTTTTCAGGTGGAAACGGTGGAGGAAATGGAGCAGCGAATGACCAAAGCCCGGACGCAGGGCCTGGTGGCCCGCGAGGAAATGGGCACCAGCTGCTGCTACGCCAAGCAGGACAAGTTCTGGGTGAATGACCCCGACGGCGTGGAATGGGAGGTTTACTACTTTCATGAGGATGCCGAGTTCAATGACCCACGCTACCAGCAGGAATACGACCAGGCCAATGGCAGCAGCCAGTGCTGCATTGCGCCTGCTACGTCTGCCGCCGCCGTGCCGGAAGAAGTATTGACCACCGCACCCATGGCTTTCACGCTGGTAGATGCCACCCCAGCTAACTCACCCGCTGCCGCCTGCACACCCGGCGGCGGATGCTGCTAGGCCACTCTCAGCCAATTGTGCCGGCTCAATATACATCCGCCCTGGTGGCCTAGGCCACTCCGAGCACTTGGCCTAGGCCCGACGTGGGCTAGCAGGAAAAGCAGGGCAAAGACTTTAGTGCCCTACCCTCTTTACTGGCGTTGTTGGCACACTATATTTTATTTACCCCATATTCATGGCTATGCTAATCAAACCACTGCTTGAAACGCACTGGCCAGCGGTACGAGCTATTTACGAGGCTGGCATAGCGACCGGAAATGCTACCTTCGAAACCCAGGCCCCTACCTGGGAAGCCTGGGACCGTGGCCACTTGGCCTACAGCCGCCTGGTAGCCACCTCCGATGACGGCACGGTGCTGGGCTGGGCGGCCCTGAGCCCAGTTTCGGGGCGCTGCGTATATGGCGGCGTGGCCGAAATCAGCATTTATATTGCGCCGGAAGCTCGGGGGCAAGGCGTAGGCCGGCAATTGCTGCAGGCGCTTATTGCCGACTCCGAGGCCAATGGCATCTGGACGCTGCAGGCCGGTACGTTCGAGGAAAACAAAGCCAGCATCGGGCTGCATACGCAGGCTGGCTTTCGGGTGATAGGCTACCGCGAACGAATCGGGCAGCACCATGGTGTGTGGCGCAACACTGTGCAGATGGAGCGGCGCAGCCCGGTAGTGGGTGTGCCCGCTCCAGAAGCCCATTAGCCGCCTCAGTCGGTTCTCATAAGCCAGTCGATTGTCGTAGTTCCCGTGGTTCACTGTATGTCAGAGAAGAAAAATATTCTGGTGCTGTGCACTGGCAACTCCTGCCGCAGCCAGCTACTGCACGGCTACTTGGAGCAGATGCTGGCGGGCCGGGCTACCGTGTATTCAGCGGGCATTGAAACCCACGGCCTCAACCCGCGGGCCGTGCGCGTAATGCAGGAAGCCGGCCTAGACATCTCTCACCACACTAGCAACCACGTAGATGAGTATGCCGCCGTGCCGTTTGACTATGTTCTGACAGTGTGCGACCATGCCAACGAGGTGTGCCCGGTGTTCCCTTCCAGCGCAAAACGCCGGCACCATAACTTCCCGGATCCGGCCAAAGCAACCGGTACCGAAGAGGAAATCATGCAACAGTTCAGGAACGTGCGCGACCAGATACAGGCCTACGCGCAGGATTTTGTGCGCAACGAATTCGCGGAGGCCTAAGCGCCTCCTTACTTTCCCCCGATGGAACCACGCGTGGCCGATGTAGTTGTGATTGGGGCCGGGCAGAGTGGCCTAGCCGTAGCTTATTACCTGCGCCGTGCCGGAGTTTCGTATGTGCTGCTCGACGCGGAGCCGCGGCCGGGCGGAGCCTGGCCCCACGGCTGGAACTCCCTGCGCCTGTTTTCACCCGCCGATGCCAGCTCGCTGCCCGGTTGGCTGATGCCTCGCCCACCCGACAACAGCTTCCCCGCGCGCGACTGGGTTATCGACTACCTCACCCAGTATGAGCAGCGTTACGACCTTCCCGTAATACGGCCTGTGCGGGTCAGCGCCATTGTCCGTAAGGATGACAGCTTCCTGGTAGAAACCGACCACGGCTCGTGGCGTGCCCGCGCCGTAGTGAGTGCCACCGGTACTTGGAGTCAGCCTTTTGTTCCGCCCTACCCTGGCCTGGCGGAGTTTAGTGGCCTACAGCTGCATTCGGCCCAGTATCAAAGTCCGGTGCCCTTTGCCGGAAAGCGGGTGCTGGTAGTAGGCGGCGGCAATTCTGGGGCGCAGATTCTGGCTGAGCTATCGGGGGTAGCTACCGTGGTGTGGGTTACGGAAAAGCCCCCGCATTTCCTGCCCGATAACGTGGACGGGCGCGTGCTGTTTACGCAGGCCACCCAGCGCTACCAGGCCGGAGAGGAACTTGCCCCACCCGCTTCGCTGGGAGATATTGTGATGGTAGAGCCCGTGAAAGACGCGCGCCGCCGGGGTGTTCTGCATAGCCGCGGGCCCTTCAGCCGTTTCACGGCAAGCGGGGTAGTATGGCCTGATGGGCAGGCCGAGCCGTTTGATGCCGTGCTATGGTGTACTGGTTTCAGGCCTGCCCTGGCGCATTTGCAGCCGCTAGGCCTGGTGCAGCCCAATGGCCGGGTGCTTACACAAGGCACCCGCGCCACCCATCTGGCCGGGCTGTGGCTGGTGGGCTACGGTAGCTGGACTGGCTTCGCCTCAGCTACCCTCATTGGGGTAGGCCGCTCCGCCCGCTCCACCGTCCTCGAAATTCAGGCTTTTCTGCATCCAGCGTAGTTTGGCGCAGGGTTTGGGAGAAAAGCCACGATATTGGGCCAGGGTCTCCACCAAAAGCACCATTTGTTTGTTTACGAGTGAAAGGGGACTACTGGCCTCTTTCTCACCAAACAGCCAGCGGCGGTTTTGCGCGTTGGCTTCTATCACGACCAGCCTGTTCCGGCTGCTCTACGGCCGCTGGCCTGCTTACTCTCTCACCTGGTCCGTATGCGCTTGCTTGCTTTGTTTCCTTTGAATCTGGTGGTTTTTCCGGGCGAAAAACTTAACCTGCACATCTTCGAGCCGCGTTACCGGCAGCTCGTGCACGATTGCCTGGAGCAGAATATCACGTTCGGTATTCCGCCCTTTATCAATGATGGCGTGAGCACGCTGGGTACC
Proteins encoded in this window:
- a CDS encoding VIT1/CCC1 transporter family protein codes for the protein MLPSSHAHQHPHPEDHLTSSAMLQDIVIGLSDGLTVPFALAAGLSGAVDSSALVITAGLAEVVAGSIAMGLGGYLAGRTEIEHYDAELAREHREVQEVPETERAEVDELLAEMGLSAATREAAVRELTSNPEQWVHFMMKYELGLEKPDPKQAPKSAATISLAYAVGGLIPLSAYFLTETPSEGLLWSAIITLVCLLVFGYFKSRMTGQPPVWGALKMAGTGALAAAAAFFVARQFS
- a CDS encoding ArsR/SmtB family transcription factor, which gives rise to MSYIYNILHNTSMTFAKTTAFTEEQQQLARVAKALAHPARVAIIQLLASKNTCISGDIAAELPLSRTTVSQHLQELKALDLIRGEIDGLTVCYCLNTELLRQVHAQFTSFFLEATPPGACAPDGSCC
- a CDS encoding YybH family protein — translated: MNRYLLSGGLGLCLLSACTTTQPLGQSGNPRPEIVRVLTTQTAAWNRGDVAAYMEGYWHDDSLVFIGKKGLTYGWQPTLDNYRRSYPTPEAMGQLDFSNLRIQPLNPDAAHVIGRWHLARPAAGDLEGHFLLVFRRINGQWVIVADHSS
- a CDS encoding App1 family protein encodes the protein MASLLDKFNDWAERTDDALTRARARLGLLHPLQMVPYRSYGTPTRLYIKGRLLTDKGIKEPGATDSRWQNLLNMYRRFDSNEISGALLSVRPADGSAHAVVTDDEGYFTLNLEPTVLPEPIDYLWYPVDVLLEKSPPPFPAALNLRTQAMVLIPPPDAEYGIISDLDDTVIQTSATDLLRMARTVLLRNARSRMPFKGVAEFYRSLQLGRNGKRNNPFFYVSSSPWNLYDLLEDFLDLNNIPPGPLLLRDMAMKRKEAGATSEHHGHKLKEIDNLLLTYPELPFVLIGDSGQEDANIYREVVRRYPGRILAVYIRDVNLPERAALVERVSEELRNDKVEMLLVKDTVQAAEHAAQKGLIFQEAIQAVETEKRKDEAAEPNGTEETTGEPVMK
- the nhaA gene encoding Na+/H+ antiporter NhaA translates to MEAVSPLIRPLVRPFNEFFRREAAGGIMLLATSLLALVLANSDWGIARYFPAIWEKHVHIGTEGFLLNMSLLHWINDGLMTVFFLIVGLEIKREVLEGELSSIKQASLPIAGAIGGMLMPALLFWLINRGTPTAGGWGIPMATDIAFSLAVLNLLGPRIPLALKVFLTALAIVDDLGAVLVIAGFYTQHLELSALGTAAVIWLALVAFNRLGLRSLWFYLPLGFVLWFYMLQSGVHATLAGVLLAVTIPSRIGHDRPALLRLLEEKLQFLNLEAHGTTADPRTISEELEALAETISSPAQRLEQRLHGVVSFGIIPLFAFANTSLIIEPSAIQELASPLSLGILVGLVVGKPLGIGLVCGLMQFITRSALPKGVSWRHLMGAGVLAGIGFTMSIFITLLALGEHSEGQAVAKIAILLASLLAGTLGYLLLRTTPATHA
- a CDS encoding M48 family metalloprotease, translated to MRRTLLKPWLYLGLFLTLGSMASCSKDGDGVILFSVEDDKALGVKVAHQTDSTYRAQGQLLEKSSNARVYALLNQIVTRVLNSGQLQYRNEFPWDVQIIKDDKTLNAFATPGGHIYVFSGLIKFLDSEDQLAGVLGHEIAHADRRHTSRQLQQQYGISVLLSVLLGENPNQLAQIATGLGQLKFSRDYEREADEYSVVYLNGTSYYACDGAAGFFIKAQTQGQASTPEFLSTHPDPGSRVEAIQTKADQLGCRNRTSSSASLNELKSLL
- a CDS encoding arsenate reductase ArsC, whose product is MSEKKNILVLCTGNSCRSQLLHGYLEQMLAGRATVYSAGIETHGLNPRAVRVMQEAGLDISHHTSNHVDEYAAVPFDYVLTVCDHANEVCPVFPSSAKRRHHNFPDPAKATGTEEEIMQQFRNVRDQIQAYAQDFVRNEFAEA
- a CDS encoding ArsO family NAD(P)H-dependent flavin-containing monooxygenase, which produces MEPRVADVVVIGAGQSGLAVAYYLRRAGVSYVLLDAEPRPGGAWPHGWNSLRLFSPADASSLPGWLMPRPPDNSFPARDWVIDYLTQYEQRYDLPVIRPVRVSAIVRKDDSFLVETDHGSWRARAVVSATGTWSQPFVPPYPGLAEFSGLQLHSAQYQSPVPFAGKRVLVVGGGNSGAQILAELSGVATVVWVTEKPPHFLPDNVDGRVLFTQATQRYQAGEELAPPASLGDIVMVEPVKDARRRGVLHSRGPFSRFTASGVVWPDGQAEPFDAVLWCTGFRPALAHLQPLGLVQPNGRVLTQGTRATHLAGLWLVGYGSWTGFASATLIGVGRSARSTVLEIQAFLHPA
- a CDS encoding GNAT family N-acetyltransferase codes for the protein MHVELSLLEHWLTGWSLARGLPLPQPYGEGLVVEVGWPEQVRRYVFVEAREALQNCAAHIQDPFIYLKAAVQPAQLRRALPPAWQIELPRYFMRCPTMMAPLSSLPASYQAQTAVEHGAYVIRLLDTTGQTAAIGRVVLHRGTAVFDRIETREPHRNKGLGTSLMLALDALAQEAGVSERLLVATEAGRGLYQRLGWEVISPYSTAFLPAS
- a CDS encoding GNAT family N-acetyltransferase encodes the protein MLIKPLLETHWPAVRAIYEAGIATGNATFETQAPTWEAWDRGHLAYSRLVATSDDGTVLGWAALSPVSGRCVYGGVAEISIYIAPEARGQGVGRQLLQALIADSEANGIWTLQAGTFEENKASIGLHTQAGFRVIGYRERIGQHHGVWRNTVQMERRSPVVGVPAPEAH
- a CDS encoding ArsI/CadI family heavy metal resistance metalloenzyme, with the protein product MKTPVFPRMHVSLYVSDLTATVNFYTAFFGQPATKIRRGYAKYVLAQPALIISFVENLERVASNFGHLGFQVETVEEMEQRMTKARTQGLVAREEMGTSCCYAKQDKFWVNDPDGVEWEVYYFHEDAEFNDPRYQQEYDQANGSSQCCIAPATSAAAVPEEVLTTAPMAFTLVDATPANSPAAACTPGGGCC
- the mtgA gene encoding monofunctional biosynthetic peptidoglycan transglycosylase → MNNTYKRQLSRAGRIGLQVVAAMFLASVAWVLVYRWVSPPATWLMLDRRAHAPVGKGYYGIREEDRRINYSFLTIEEVSAHVPLALVAAEDQRFLLHHGFDGDALLKAAKSNMSGGKQLRGGSTISQQVAKNVFLWQGRSYVRKAAEAYFTILIELLWDKRRIMEMYLNVAEMGDCIFGVEAASQQYFHKSASKLSPQEAALLAGVLPNPLRFRASNPGPQARAKQQRVLRNMRRLGGPAYVRTLLED